The following are encoded together in the Halopseudomonas salegens genome:
- the tolB gene encoding Tol-Pal system beta propeller repeat protein TolB: MQLKTCLLALFSLCWLQLAMAQDAIEITRGTDKSVPIAVAPFGWQGSSPLDEDMAQITADNLYNSGMFAPLARNVMLGQPVRADEIFPRDWRMLGADYVVVGNVTREGETDSFSLTYTLYSVIREQELLTRTISGSRNQLRDMAHRLSDEVFEEITGIQGAFSTKLLYVAAERFSADNIRFTLKRSDYDGKRSVTLLQSSEPILTPSYAPDGERIAYVSFESGRPQIFVHWVSTGRRERVTSFEGLNSAPAWSPDGKRLAFVLSRDGNPEIYTMDMESRQIRRVTNHFAIDTEPFWKDNNTLVFTSDRGGRPQIYKQDLRTGNAERLTFVGNYNANAKLSVDGRTMVMVHRQDGYRNFQIATQDLQRGNVRVLTETSLDESPTVAPNGTMLIYATRQQGRGVLMLVSTNGRVRSVIPTPFDDLRVPSWSPYLP; encoded by the coding sequence ATGCAACTGAAAACCTGTCTGCTTGCCCTGTTCAGCCTCTGCTGGTTGCAGCTGGCAATGGCTCAGGATGCGATCGAAATTACCCGTGGGACCGACAAATCGGTACCGATTGCCGTAGCGCCCTTTGGCTGGCAAGGCAGTTCGCCGCTTGACGAGGACATGGCACAGATTACGGCTGACAACCTGTACAACAGCGGCATGTTCGCTCCTCTGGCGCGCAATGTGATGCTTGGCCAGCCAGTGCGGGCAGATGAAATTTTTCCTCGGGACTGGCGTATGCTGGGCGCGGATTATGTCGTGGTCGGCAATGTCACCCGCGAAGGTGAAACGGACAGTTTCAGCCTGACCTATACGTTGTACAGCGTTATTCGCGAACAGGAGCTGTTGACTCGAACCATCAGTGGTTCGCGCAATCAGTTGCGTGATATGGCGCATCGCCTCAGTGATGAGGTGTTTGAGGAAATAACCGGTATTCAGGGCGCTTTCAGCACCAAGCTGCTGTACGTCGCGGCTGAGCGTTTTTCTGCGGATAACATACGCTTTACTCTCAAACGCTCCGATTATGATGGCAAGCGTTCAGTTACCTTGTTGCAGTCCAGTGAGCCGATTCTGACTCCGTCCTACGCACCGGATGGGGAGCGCATTGCCTATGTGTCCTTTGAGTCCGGCCGGCCGCAGATTTTTGTGCACTGGGTCAGTACCGGACGTCGCGAGCGGGTAACCAGTTTCGAGGGGTTGAACAGCGCTCCGGCCTGGTCACCTGATGGCAAAAGACTGGCTTTCGTATTGTCACGCGACGGTAACCCGGAGATATATACCATGGACATGGAGAGTCGGCAGATACGTCGGGTGACGAACCATTTCGCGATCGACACCGAGCCATTCTGGAAGGACAACAACACTCTGGTGTTTACGTCCGACCGTGGCGGCCGGCCTCAGATCTACAAGCAGGATTTGCGCACGGGCAATGCCGAGCGGTTGACGTTTGTCGGTAACTACAATGCCAATGCCAAATTATCCGTTGATGGACGCACCATGGTGATGGTGCACCGCCAGGACGGATATCGTAATTTTCAGATTGCCACGCAGGATCTGCAGCGCGGTAATGTGAGAGTCTTAACAGAAACGTCGTTGGATGAATCACCTACTGTTGCACCCAACGGCACTATGTTAATTTATGCTACCCGTCAACAGGGGCGAGGTGTACTCATGCTGGTTTCGACCAATGGTCGTGTGCGATCGGTTATTCCGACGCCATTCGATGACTTGCGCGTGCCATCATGGTCCCCATACCTGCCATAG
- the tolA gene encoding cell envelope integrity protein TolA, with amino-acid sequence MNTHDQRLQPVPAGRYGPAVIKALGLHLAVILMFAVSFSSAPEYEPARPIVQATLVQLESSSPAMTATEQRIAGEAERTAAQRHEAEQLARQQREQEEAAQREEQQRQQQAERERVAREQEQARLEAEQQAREQAEAEARQREAEAQARREAEEQARREAAEAERRAAEQARQREEEAKRQAAAEAERREAAARAQREAEAEAQRQREAAEERRRAQEEERARALAELLANEAAYQRAQADRHGDQVAASYDDLIRRYVSEQWRRPPTARNEMVVEVRISMVPTGQITDVVVTRSSGDPGFDQSAVQAVRNVGRIPEMRQLSRENPATFDRLYRQRTLRFRPEDLAY; translated from the coding sequence GTGAATACGCACGATCAGCGACTGCAACCGGTACCCGCCGGCCGTTACGGCCCAGCGGTGATCAAGGCGTTGGGTCTGCATCTGGCGGTGATACTAATGTTTGCCGTTTCTTTCAGTAGTGCTCCGGAGTATGAGCCGGCGCGGCCGATCGTGCAGGCGACTCTGGTGCAGCTCGAGTCGAGCAGCCCGGCAATGACGGCTACCGAACAGCGGATTGCCGGCGAAGCCGAACGCACGGCAGCACAGCGTCATGAAGCCGAGCAATTGGCGCGGCAACAGCGTGAGCAGGAAGAGGCGGCACAGCGAGAAGAGCAGCAACGTCAGCAACAGGCCGAGCGCGAGCGAGTGGCGCGGGAGCAGGAGCAGGCCAGGCTGGAAGCTGAACAGCAGGCGCGTGAACAGGCCGAGGCTGAAGCTCGCCAACGTGAAGCCGAAGCGCAAGCACGCCGTGAGGCCGAGGAGCAGGCCCGACGAGAAGCCGCCGAAGCCGAGCGCCGCGCTGCCGAGCAGGCCCGCCAGCGGGAGGAAGAAGCAAAGCGTCAGGCTGCGGCTGAAGCAGAACGCCGTGAAGCGGCCGCCAGGGCCCAACGTGAAGCGGAAGCCGAGGCGCAGCGGCAGCGTGAGGCTGCAGAGGAGCGGCGTCGTGCACAAGAGGAAGAGCGCGCCCGGGCGCTGGCGGAACTTTTGGCCAATGAAGCAGCCTATCAACGAGCGCAGGCCGATCGTCATGGCGATCAGGTAGCAGCGAGTTATGATGATCTGATTCGACGCTATGTCAGCGAACAGTGGCGGCGGCCGCCGACGGCACGCAATGAAATGGTAGTAGAAGTACGTATCAGCATGGTGCCTACCGGGCAGATTACCGATGTGGTGGTCACGCGCTCCAGCGGTGACCCCGGTTTTGATCAGTCGGCTGTGCAGGCGGTACGTAACGTCGGACGGATTCCGGAAATGCGGCAGCTGTCGCGGGAAAATCCGGCAACTTTTGACCGTTTGTATCGTCAGCGTACGCTGCGGTTCAGACCAGAGGACTTGGCTTACTGA
- the tolR gene encoding protein TolR, with translation MQRRGRRQKRKPVAEMNVVPYIDVMLVLLVIFMVTAPMLNQGVRVDLPQVSSEVLPADSQQQVLTLSVLADGTYYWNLGEAVDTEEHTDSAVSLEDMTEGVSKVIQARPDTLVYIRGDQQANYGLVVAAMAALQQAGVPNVGLITEAP, from the coding sequence ATGCAGCGAAGAGGACGGCGGCAGAAACGCAAACCGGTAGCCGAGATGAACGTCGTACCCTATATCGACGTCATGCTGGTGTTGCTGGTGATTTTTATGGTGACCGCGCCCATGCTCAATCAGGGGGTGAGGGTGGACTTGCCTCAGGTCAGCAGTGAGGTATTGCCTGCTGATAGTCAACAACAGGTGTTGACCCTGTCGGTATTGGCCGATGGTACCTATTACTGGAATCTGGGCGAGGCAGTGGATACCGAAGAGCATACGGATAGCGCGGTCAGCCTGGAAGACATGACTGAAGGTGTCAGCAAGGTGATCCAGGCACGTCCGGATACGCTGGTATATATTCGCGGCGATCAGCAGGCAAATTATGGTCTGGTTGTGGCGGCGATGGCTGCCTTGCAGCAGGCCGGTGTTCCCAATGTCGGTCTGATTACCGAGGCGCCGTGA
- the tolQ gene encoding protein TolQ has translation MSMWYLITSASVLVQLVMLSLVLASIISWVMIFQRSTAIRASKAALDEFEDRFWSGVDLSKLYREVTGKPDPDSGLEQIFRAGFKEFSRMRQQPGVNPGAVMDAVQRAMRVAISREEERLEQHLPFLATVGSTSPYIGLFGTVWGIMNSFRGLAAAQQATLATVAPGIAEALIATAMGLFAAIPAVIAYNRFSSRSEMLLSRYETFADEFSSILHRRVHASDE, from the coding sequence ATGTCGATGTGGTATCTGATCACCAGCGCCAGTGTTCTGGTGCAATTGGTCATGCTTAGCCTGGTATTGGCTTCGATCATTTCCTGGGTGATGATTTTTCAGCGTAGTACAGCCATTCGGGCCTCGAAAGCGGCGCTGGACGAGTTTGAAGACCGTTTCTGGTCCGGGGTAGACCTGTCCAAGCTGTATCGCGAAGTGACCGGCAAGCCAGATCCCGATTCAGGCCTGGAACAGATCTTTCGCGCCGGCTTCAAGGAATTTTCACGTATGCGTCAGCAACCGGGAGTCAATCCGGGGGCGGTGATGGATGCGGTGCAGCGCGCCATGCGGGTGGCCATTTCTCGCGAGGAAGAGCGCCTGGAGCAGCACCTTCCCTTCCTTGCTACCGTCGGGTCGACAAGCCCCTACATCGGCCTGTTTGGGACCGTGTGGGGCATCATGAACTCGTTTCGCGGGCTGGCAGCCGCGCAACAGGCGACACTGGCGACAGTCGCGCCAGGGATTGCTGAGGCCCTGATTGCTACGGCCATGGGCTTGTTCGCCGCAATTCCTGCTGTGATCGCCTACAACCGGTTCTCTTCACGTTCGGAAATGCTGCTCAGTCGTTACGAGACCTTTGCCGATGAATTTTCCAGCATCCTGCACCGCCGCGTGCATGCCAGCGACGAGTAG
- the ybgC gene encoding tol-pal system-associated acyl-CoA thioesterase, with protein MHAEQSGQPFALKARVYYEDTDAGGIVYYVNYLKFMERARTERLRGLGFDQSVLQQENIIFVVHSVSARYHASARLDDELVITAEVMEVKRVSVRFRQQIKRSDGTLLCEGEALVACVKADSYRPRPFPQELATAFRRGMTLESGAEWGDT; from the coding sequence ATGCACGCTGAACAGTCAGGGCAGCCGTTCGCGCTCAAGGCCCGCGTTTATTACGAAGATACCGATGCCGGCGGCATTGTTTACTACGTCAATTACCTGAAGTTCATGGAACGGGCGCGCACTGAGCGGTTGCGCGGCCTGGGCTTTGATCAAAGCGTTCTGCAGCAGGAAAATATCATTTTCGTTGTGCACTCGGTATCGGCCAGATATCACGCCTCTGCGCGTCTGGATGATGAACTTGTGATCACTGCCGAGGTCATGGAAGTGAAGCGTGTGAGTGTACGCTTTCGTCAGCAGATCAAACGTTCTGATGGCACCTTGTTGTGTGAGGGGGAGGCGCTGGTGGCCTGCGTGAAGGCAGACAGCTACCGGCCACGGCCTTTTCCGCAAGAACTGGCTACGGCTTTTCGTCGTGGCATGACGTTGGAATCCGGCGCTGAATGGGGAGACACATAG
- the ruvB gene encoding Holliday junction branch migration DNA helicase RuvB, with translation MIEEDRLIAASPRQQEEVIDRAIRPLQLADYIGQPVVREQMELFIQAAKGRGEALDHVLIFGPPGLGKTTLANIIANEMGVQVKSTSGPVLEKAGDLAAMLTNLEAGDVLFVDEIHRLSPVVEEILYPAMEDYQLDIMIGDGPAARSIKLDLPPFTLVGATTRAGMLTNPLRDRFGIVQRLEFYSVPDLAIIVGRSAQILGMHLDADGALEVAKRSRGTPRIANRLLRRVRDFAEVRSQGVITQSVADQALNLLNVDEQGFDHMDRRLLLAMIDKFDGGPVGIDSLAAAISEERHTIEDVLEPFLIQQGFITRTPRGRMLTRHAYQHFGLNVPGRLGDPTADLFDPAGGG, from the coding sequence ATGATTGAAGAAGATCGCCTGATTGCGGCCAGTCCGCGGCAACAGGAAGAGGTGATTGACCGGGCTATTCGCCCGCTGCAGTTGGCTGATTATATCGGCCAGCCGGTGGTGCGCGAGCAGATGGAGCTGTTTATCCAGGCGGCGAAAGGTCGTGGCGAGGCGCTGGATCATGTATTGATCTTTGGCCCGCCGGGGCTGGGCAAGACCACCCTGGCGAACATTATTGCCAACGAGATGGGTGTGCAGGTGAAAAGCACCTCCGGCCCGGTACTTGAAAAAGCCGGTGATCTGGCAGCGATGCTGACCAATCTCGAAGCCGGCGATGTGCTCTTCGTTGACGAGATCCATCGCTTGTCTCCGGTGGTGGAAGAAATTCTGTATCCAGCGATGGAAGATTATCAGCTGGATATCATGATCGGTGACGGGCCGGCGGCGCGCTCGATCAAGCTGGATCTGCCGCCTTTTACCCTGGTCGGGGCGACAACGCGGGCGGGTATGTTGACCAATCCATTGCGTGATCGCTTCGGCATTGTGCAGCGGCTGGAGTTTTACTCGGTGCCGGATCTGGCAATTATTGTTGGCCGTTCGGCGCAGATTCTCGGCATGCATCTGGATGCGGACGGCGCCCTGGAAGTGGCCAAGCGCTCGCGTGGCACGCCGCGGATTGCCAACCGCCTGTTGCGTCGGGTACGGGATTTTGCCGAGGTGCGCAGTCAGGGCGTGATTACCCAGTCAGTGGCGGATCAGGCGCTGAATTTGCTGAATGTGGATGAGCAGGGCTTCGATCACATGGATCGTCGCCTGCTGCTGGCGATGATCGACAAGTTTGATGGCGGCCCGGTTGGCATTGACAGCCTGGCAGCAGCGATCAGTGAAGAGCGGCACACGATTGAAGATGTGCTGGAGCCTTTTCTGATCCAGCAGGGTTTCATTACCCGCACCCCGCGCGGTCGAATGCTGACCCGGCATGCCTATCAGCACTTCGGACTCAATGTTCCAGGGCGTTTAGGCGATCCGACGGCGGATTTGTTTGATCCTGCTGGCGGCGGTTGA
- the ruvA gene encoding Holliday junction branch migration protein RuvA yields the protein MIGRLRGVLIDKQPPHLLLEVGGVGYELDAPMSTLYNLPTLGNEVVLHTHMVVREDAQLLYGFLEKRERELFRELIRLNGVGPKLALALMSGMDMDELVRAVQAQDTRALVKIPGVGKKTAERLLVELKDRFKAWETLPGALQPLAGPSAAPQVASAVDDALSALIGLGYKPQEASRAVSAVESEGLSSEELIRRALKGMV from the coding sequence GTGATTGGACGTCTGCGCGGAGTGCTGATCGACAAGCAGCCGCCTCATTTATTGTTGGAAGTGGGGGGCGTCGGCTATGAGCTGGATGCGCCCATGAGTACTTTGTATAACCTGCCGACCCTGGGTAATGAAGTGGTACTGCATACCCATATGGTGGTGCGTGAAGACGCGCAGCTGTTGTATGGCTTTCTGGAAAAGCGTGAGCGTGAGTTGTTCCGTGAGCTGATCCGCCTGAACGGGGTAGGGCCTAAGCTGGCGCTGGCGTTGATGTCGGGCATGGATATGGACGAGCTGGTGCGTGCAGTACAGGCCCAGGATACGCGGGCGCTGGTGAAAATTCCCGGTGTTGGCAAGAAGACCGCCGAGCGTCTGCTGGTCGAACTGAAGGACAGGTTCAAGGCCTGGGAGACCCTGCCGGGTGCCTTGCAGCCCCTGGCCGGGCCCTCGGCCGCACCGCAGGTGGCGTCGGCGGTGGATGATGCCCTCAGCGCCCTGATTGGCCTGGGGTACAAGCCGCAGGAGGCGAGCCGGGCAGTGAGCGCGGTGGAGTCGGAAGGCTTGAGCAGTGAAGAGTTGATTCGGCGCGCACTCAAGGGCATGGTGTGA
- the ruvC gene encoding crossover junction endodeoxyribonuclease RuvC, whose translation MAVILGVDPGSRITGFGVVRVTSGRSEYVTSGCIRLGDGAFPQRLKVIFEQLSVLILEHQPTLMSIEQVFMARNADSALKLGQARGAAIVAGVSAGLEVHEYSARQVKQAVVGTGAATKEQVQHMVQHLLGLSGRPQADAADALAVALCHAHAEGVHRQLGAAALGLRSGRVRRR comes from the coding sequence ATGGCTGTGATTCTTGGTGTTGATCCGGGTTCGCGCATTACCGGTTTCGGGGTAGTGCGGGTGACGTCCGGGCGCTCGGAATATGTCACGTCGGGATGTATTCGTCTGGGTGACGGCGCCTTTCCTCAGCGCTTGAAGGTGATTTTCGAGCAGCTCTCAGTCTTGATTCTGGAGCATCAGCCGACCTTGATGAGTATTGAGCAGGTGTTTATGGCGCGCAATGCGGATTCGGCGTTGAAGCTGGGCCAGGCACGTGGGGCGGCGATTGTGGCGGGGGTGAGTGCCGGGCTGGAGGTACATGAGTATTCGGCACGGCAGGTGAAGCAGGCGGTGGTCGGTACCGGTGCGGCGACCAAGGAGCAGGTGCAGCATATGGTGCAGCATTTGTTGGGGTTGTCAGGGCGCCCGCAGGCGGATGCGGCGGATGCGCTGGCCGTGGCTTTGTGTCATGCCCATGCGGAAGGAGTGCATCGGCAGTTGGGTGCGGCGGCGCTCGGGTTAAGGTCGGGGCGGGTGCGGCGACGTTAA
- a CDS encoding YebC/PmpR family DNA-binding transcriptional regulator, with amino-acid sequence MAGHSKWANIKHRKAAQDAKRGKIFTKLIRELTIAAKLGGPEPADNPRLRSAVDKALGSNMTRDTIDRAIARGAGNNEADNVEELTYEGYGSGGVAVLVEVMTDNRNRTVSEVRHAFNKCGGNLGTDGSVAYLFNRRGQLSFPAGVDEEQVLEVALEAGAEDVVTNDDDSIDVYTAFETFGAVKDALDAAGLTAEHAEVSMLADIQVPVDLDTAEKLIRLVDMLEDLDDVQNVYTNADFSDEIIDQLG; translated from the coding sequence ATGGCCGGTCATTCCAAATGGGCCAATATCAAGCACCGCAAGGCGGCTCAAGACGCCAAACGCGGCAAGATCTTTACCAAGCTGATTCGCGAGCTCACCATCGCGGCCAAGCTGGGTGGGCCAGAGCCTGCTGATAACCCGCGTTTGCGCTCGGCCGTGGACAAGGCGCTGGGCTCGAATATGACCCGCGATACCATTGATCGCGCCATCGCCCGCGGTGCCGGCAATAACGAGGCTGACAACGTCGAGGAGCTGACCTATGAAGGTTATGGCTCTGGCGGCGTGGCCGTGCTGGTTGAAGTGATGACCGATAACCGCAACCGTACGGTCAGCGAAGTGCGCCACGCGTTCAACAAGTGCGGCGGCAATCTGGGCACCGACGGCTCGGTCGCCTATTTGTTCAATCGTCGTGGGCAGTTGAGCTTCCCTGCCGGGGTTGATGAGGAACAGGTGCTGGAGGTCGCGCTGGAAGCGGGTGCCGAGGATGTGGTCACCAACGATGATGACAGCATCGACGTCTACACCGCCTTCGAGACCTTCGGCGCCGTCAAGGATGCGCTGGATGCCGCCGGGCTGACTGCCGAGCATGCGGAAGTCTCCATGCTGGCGGACATTCAGGTACCGGTAGATCTGGATACTGCGGAGAAGCTGATCCGTCTGGTAGATATGCTGGAAGATCTGGACGATGTGCAAAACGTCTATACCAATGCGGATTTCTCGGATGAGATTATTGATCAGCTCGGTTGA
- the aspS gene encoding aspartate--tRNA ligase: MMRTHYCGQLNPSLADQEITLCGWVHRRRDHGGVIFLDIRDREGLAQVVFDPDREETFNKADRVRSEFVVKVTGKVRPRPEGAVNPNMASGAIEVLGYELEVLSQAETPPFPLDEYSDVGEETRLRYRFIDLRRPEMAAKLKLRSKITSSVRRFLDDNDFLDVETPILTRATPEGARDYLVPSRTHPGTFFALPQSPQLFKQLLMISGFDRYYQIAKCFRDEDLRADRQPEFTQIDIETSFMDEQDIMGLTEGMIRQLFKEVLDVELGDFPRMPFSEAMQRYGSDKPDLRIPLELVDVEDQLADVEFKVFSGPAKDPKGRVAALRVPGGASMPRKQIDDYTKYVGIYGAKGLAYIKVNERAKGVEGLQSPIVKFIPEDNLQVILDRVGAEDGDIIFFGADKARIVSEALGALRIKLGHDLELLTCEWAPLWVVDFPMFEEDDEGRLSALHHPFTAPQCSPEDLKSNPATALSRAYDMVLNGTELGGGSIRIHRRDMQQAVFEILGIGAEEQQEKFGFLLDALKYGAPPHGGLAFGLDRLVMLITGASSIREVIAFPKTQSAACVMTQAPGTVDAKALRELNIRLREQPKVE; this comes from the coding sequence ATGATGCGTACCCATTATTGTGGCCAGCTCAACCCGAGTCTGGCGGACCAGGAAATCACTCTCTGCGGCTGGGTTCATCGCCGTCGTGACCACGGTGGGGTGATCTTTCTTGATATTCGTGATCGCGAAGGTCTGGCCCAGGTTGTTTTTGACCCTGACCGCGAAGAGACGTTCAACAAGGCTGATCGGGTACGCAGCGAATTTGTCGTCAAGGTGACCGGCAAGGTGCGTCCGCGCCCCGAGGGTGCCGTGAACCCGAACATGGCATCGGGGGCCATTGAAGTCCTGGGTTACGAACTGGAAGTGCTGAGCCAGGCCGAAACGCCGCCTTTCCCGCTGGATGAGTACTCTGACGTCGGCGAAGAAACCCGCCTGCGCTACCGCTTCATCGACCTGCGTCGGCCGGAAATGGCCGCCAAGCTCAAGCTGCGTTCAAAGATTACCAGCAGCGTGCGCCGCTTCCTCGATGACAACGACTTCCTCGATGTGGAAACCCCGATTCTGACCCGCGCCACGCCAGAAGGGGCGCGTGACTATCTCGTGCCCAGCCGTACGCATCCCGGTACCTTCTTTGCCTTGCCGCAATCGCCACAGCTGTTCAAGCAGTTGTTGATGATCTCGGGCTTTGATCGTTACTACCAGATCGCCAAGTGTTTCCGTGACGAAGATCTGCGGGCGGATCGCCAGCCGGAATTCACCCAGATCGATATCGAAACCAGCTTTATGGACGAGCAGGACATCATGGGCCTGACCGAAGGCATGATTCGCCAGCTGTTCAAGGAAGTGCTGGATGTCGAGTTGGGTGACTTCCCGCGTATGCCTTTCTCCGAAGCCATGCAGCGTTATGGCTCGGACAAGCCGGATTTGCGTATTCCGCTGGAGCTGGTGGATGTTGAAGACCAGCTGGCCGATGTCGAATTCAAGGTATTCAGTGGCCCGGCCAAGGATCCCAAAGGTCGCGTGGCTGCCCTGCGGGTTCCCGGTGGAGCCAGCATGCCGCGCAAGCAGATCGACGACTACACCAAATACGTCGGCATCTATGGGGCCAAGGGCCTGGCCTATATCAAGGTCAATGAGCGTGCCAAGGGTGTTGAGGGGCTGCAGTCACCGATCGTCAAGTTCATCCCGGAAGACAACCTGCAGGTTATTCTCGATCGTGTTGGCGCGGAAGATGGCGACATTATTTTCTTCGGTGCCGACAAGGCGCGTATCGTCAGCGAAGCCCTGGGCGCGCTGCGCATCAAGCTGGGCCACGATCTGGAGCTGTTGACCTGCGAATGGGCACCGCTCTGGGTTGTCGACTTCCCGATGTTCGAGGAAGATGACGAAGGCCGTCTCTCAGCGCTGCACCACCCCTTTACTGCGCCACAGTGCAGCCCGGAAGACCTCAAGTCTAATCCTGCGACTGCATTGTCCCGAGCCTACGACATGGTGCTCAACGGCACCGAACTGGGTGGCGGTTCCATCCGTATCCATCGCCGCGACATGCAGCAGGCGGTGTTCGAGATTCTCGGCATTGGCGCTGAGGAGCAGCAGGAGAAATTCGGCTTCCTGCTCGACGCGCTGAAGTACGGTGCGCCGCCGCATGGTGGTCTGGCCTTTGGCCTGGATCGCCTGGTGATGCTGATTACCGGCGCCAGCTCGATCCGCGAAGTCATCGCCTTCCCGAAAACCCAGAGCGCTGCCTGTGTCATGACCCAGGCACCGGGTACCGTCGATGCCAAGGCGTTGCGTGAGCTGAATATCCGGTTGCGCGAACAACCTAAAGTCGAGTGA
- a CDS encoding IS30 family transposase gives MKTYTHLTTDERVALMLMRNKGLSLRSISHHLGRNASSLSRELKRNSTGKHYDVIHACALARERRSIPRRQSRLLPDSEFFLVVRKMLKRGWSPQQIASRLKHQWPDSPEFHVSHESIYLAIYAHPRGELKRQLISYLRQGHGKRRRRTVNAERRERYPSELSIHLRPPEVEDRLIPGHWESDLIMGAGNRSAVATMVERTSRFVVLAKLDAPTAECASQAITREMTRLAPSLLKTMTHDQGSEMARYQDITAQTGMKIYFADPHSPWQRGSNENTNGLLRQYLPKGTDLSTVSQERLDEIANLLNTRPRQTLGWKFPVEVLVEYLQLSASNNLESIN, from the coding sequence ATGAAAACCTACACGCATTTAACTACTGATGAACGGGTCGCCTTGATGCTGATGCGAAACAAAGGGTTGAGCCTGCGTTCTATCAGCCACCACCTGGGCCGAAACGCCAGCAGCCTCAGTCGGGAACTCAAACGTAATAGCACCGGAAAGCATTACGATGTCATTCATGCTTGCGCCTTGGCGCGTGAGCGGCGAAGCATACCCCGGCGCCAAAGTCGCTTGCTACCAGACAGCGAGTTTTTCCTGGTTGTACGCAAAATGCTCAAACGGGGCTGGTCTCCCCAACAAATCGCGTCCAGACTGAAACATCAATGGCCGGACAGCCCCGAGTTTCATGTGAGTCACGAAAGTATCTACCTTGCCATCTACGCGCATCCCCGCGGCGAACTCAAGCGGCAACTGATCAGCTACTTGCGCCAAGGTCACGGCAAGCGTCGCCGCCGCACAGTCAACGCAGAACGGCGTGAGCGCTATCCCTCTGAACTGAGCATCCATTTGCGACCTCCAGAGGTTGAGGATCGCCTGATTCCGGGGCACTGGGAAAGCGACCTGATTATGGGAGCCGGTAACCGCTCGGCCGTAGCAACGATGGTTGAGCGTACCAGCCGCTTTGTTGTTTTGGCCAAGCTGGACGCCCCAACGGCTGAATGTGCGTCACAGGCGATAACGCGCGAAATGACTCGACTCGCACCTTCACTGCTCAAAACCATGACGCACGACCAGGGCAGTGAGATGGCACGTTATCAGGACATTACCGCCCAGACGGGCATGAAGATCTATTTTGCCGATCCACACAGCCCATGGCAGCGCGGTAGCAACGAAAACACCAACGGCCTGCTACGCCAGTACCTGCCAAAAGGAACAGACTTGTCCACGGTCAGTCAGGAGCGCCTTGATGAGATTGCCAACTTGCTGAATACTCGACCACGCCAGACGTTAGGCTGGAAATTTCCGGTTGAAGTGCTTGTTGAGTACCTTCAGCTGTCGGCGAGCAATAATCTTGAATCCATTAACTGA
- a CDS encoding Dps family protein, which translates to MKIDIGIQENDRAQIAQGLSHLLADTYTLYLKTHNFHWNVKGPMFQTLHLMFETHYTELAVAVDDIAERIRTLGFPAPGTYKQFVELSSIKEEEGVPEATAMVRLLVEAHEACARTARKAFPVCDKASDEPTADLLTQRLQVHEKTAWMLRSLLEE; encoded by the coding sequence ATGAAAATTGATATCGGTATCCAGGAAAATGATCGCGCCCAGATTGCTCAGGGCCTGTCACACCTGCTGGCAGACACTTACACGCTGTACCTGAAAACCCACAACTTCCACTGGAACGTCAAAGGCCCGATGTTTCAGACCCTGCACCTGATGTTCGAAACCCATTACACCGAACTGGCTGTAGCAGTGGATGATATTGCCGAGCGTATTCGCACTCTGGGGTTCCCGGCCCCCGGAACCTACAAGCAGTTTGTTGAACTCAGCTCGATCAAGGAAGAAGAAGGCGTACCCGAAGCCACCGCAATGGTCCGCCTGCTGGTAGAAGCTCATGAAGCTTGCGCTCGCACTGCTCGCAAGGCTTTCCCGGTCTGCGACAAGGCTAGCGACGAGCCTACCGCTGACCTGCTGACCCAGCGCCTGCAAGTACATGAGAAAACCGCCTGGATGCTGCGCAGCCTGCTGGAGGAGTAA